One genomic window of Stigmatopora nigra isolate UIUO_SnigA chromosome 13, RoL_Snig_1.1, whole genome shotgun sequence includes the following:
- the c13h14orf180 gene encoding nutritionally-regulated adipose and cardiac enriched protein homolog: MLSVGREGLFELGQQLQQQGEYQAALHCFLSCLLGLTHVHSFTSLPNCLHQIAELFITEKNYEKALQFIQAEKMFYEVALIELTALHRSTGAEKDSSLCSAGWVSPEELSEQASQAQNLERLAQLCIMSKRPHLALEYSGKAAKIHQRAFGNDHPITARSLELMATVYVEIGKTEYSDSLGHCMSMLSKRFGDDESVTVTVNGFPHSHQEKHSEIRHRKDSHHHHHQQQDKVQFKLPNDKTPASILKKPSPPYRSDPESNQRRKSERRVRFQDPETTVHVYETSPPRPHLLRVICLFLMMSILGVAMYYTDRRHPQRAYEQLEAILAVYLLHIKQLVWTCWIWLTMQ; this comes from the exons ATGCTGAGTGTGGGGAGGGAGGGCCTGTTTGAGCTGGGACAGCAGCTCCAGCAGCAGGGGGAGTATCAGGCCGCCCTGCACTGTTTTCTTAGCTGCCTGCTTGGACTGACCCATGTGCATAGCTTTAcctctttgccaaactgcctgcatCAG ATTGCAGAGCTGTTCATCACTGAAAAGAACT ATGAGAAAGCCCTCCAGTTCATCCAGGCTGAGAAAATGTTCTATGAAGTTGCATTGATCGAGCTCACAGCTCTCCATAGGAGCACAG GGGCCGAGAAGGACTCTTCACTTTGCTCTGCAGGATGGGTGTCCCCAGAGGAGCTCTCGGAGCAAGCCTCCCAGGCACAGAACCTCGAGCGACTGGCCCAGCTTTGTATTATGAGCAAACG ACCTCATCTTGCACTTGAGTACAGTGGTAAg GCTGCCAAAATCCACCAAAGGGCCTTTGGTAATGACCACCCTATAACTGCCAGAAGCCTGGAGCTCATGGCCACAGTGTATGTTGAAATTGGCaagactgaatattcag ACTCCCTGGGTCATTGTATGTCAATGCTGTCAAAACGCTTCGGTGATGATGAATCGGTTACTGTCACAGTCAACGGTTTTCCTCATTCACATCAAGAAAAACACTCAGAGATTCGTCACAGAAAagactcccaccaccaccaccaccaacagcaAGACAAAGTACAATTCAAG cttCCCAATGACAAAACCCCTGCATCCATCCTCAAGAAGCCAAGTCCTCCTTACAGATCTGATCCAGAATCCAACCAGAGGCGGAAAAGTGAGcggagggttcgattccaagaTCCTGAGACCACAGTACATG TTTATGAGACATCGCCACCCCGCCCTCATCTTTTAAGAGTCATTTGCCTCTTCCTGATGATGTCCATCCTGGGTGTTGCCATGTACTATACAGACAGGCGACATCCACAGCGAGCATATGAGCAGCTGGAGGCCATACTAGCTGTTTACCTACTTCACATTAAGCAGCTTGTGTGGACATGTTGGATATGGCTGACTATGCAATGA
- the tmem179ab gene encoding transmembrane protein 179: protein MALDNLIFAQCILYFLAFVFGFIAVVPLSENTEDFGGKCLLFTRGMWQNENITVSKQRFIVEEWGAESSCSFIAFVGIASLILSAVQAWRLLFFLCKGHDDSIFNAFLNLLISSLVVFTVFLSSTMVSVGFNVWCESITEGGTMPSRCEDLQDTDLELGLNNSAFYDQFAIAQFGLWASWLTWLAITVLAFLKVYHNYRQEDMLDSLIHEKDLLLGRSFRRSSDLKTGLI from the exons ATGGCCCTCGATAATTTAATTTTCGCGCAatgcattctttattttttagcctTTGTGTTTGGCTTCATCGCAGTGGTACCTCTGTCCGAAAACACCGAGGACTTTGGGGGGAAATGCTTGTTGTTCACGCGTGGGATGTGGCAGAATGAGAACATCACGGTGTCGAAACAGCGCTTCATCGTGGAGGAATGGGGAGCAGAATCGTCGTGCAGTTTCATCGCATTTGTCGGGATTGCTTCCCTCATATTGTCTGCAGTGCAAGCCTGGAGGCTACTCTTTTTCCTTTGCAAAGGACATGATGA CTCCATCTTTAATGCTTTCCTCAACCTGCTGATTAGCTCCTTGGTGGTGTTCACCGTCTTCCTGTCAAGCACCATGGTCAGTGTTGGCTTCAACGTTTGGTGTGAGTCAATCACTGAGGGTGGCACAATGCCCAGCAG ATGTGAAGACCTGCAGGATACTGATTTAGAACTGGGTCTGAACAACTCTGCTTTTTATGACCAGTTTGCAATAGCTCAG tttggtcTGTGGGCTTCGTGGCTCACATGGCTGGCCATTACTGTCCTGGCCTTCCTCAAGGTATACCATAACTACAGACAAGAAGATATGCTGGATAGTCTCATCCATGAGAAGGATCTGCTACTTGGACGTTCCTTTCGCCGCAGCTCTGACCTCAAAACCGGCCTCATCTAA